In the Euphorbia lathyris chromosome 5, ddEupLath1.1, whole genome shotgun sequence genome, one interval contains:
- the LOC136229799 gene encoding beta-glucosidase 12-like produces MFDFEIEFNKKIGCLVYIITHLLVSTIACGNENNISINQASFPASFDFGIGSSAYQYEGATTKDGRGPCIWDTFIKKSSGSVADHSNGSITTDQYHRYKEDVRILKDIGFDIYRFSISWSRVLPKGGRRGGVNKKGINHYNKLINHILSKGIKLIVTLFHWDLPQVIEDQYQGFLNPKIIDDFRDYAELCFNTFGDRVKLWVTINEPMMYAQQGYASATFAPGRCSNRSRCSASDSSVEPYIVAHHLLLAHAAAVKLYKEKYQISQKGQIGISLNTNWMVPYSNSQKDQLATDRGFAFTYGWFMEPLYSGSYPLEMIVNVGKRLPNFIKEETNTIKGSYDFIGINYYTARYIADTPCRTQNLNYITDAYIDIKSM; encoded by the exons atgtttgattttgaaattgaattCAACAAGAAAATTGGATGTCTTGTTTACATAATTACCCATTTACTAGTTTCCACTATAGCTTGTgggaatgaaaataatatttcaattaaTCAAGCAAGTTTTCCTGCATCCTTTGACTTTGGGATAGGATCATCTGCTTATCAG taTGAAGGTGCAACAACTAAAGACGGGAGAGGACCATGCATATGGGATACCTTCATTAAAAAATCCTCAG GTTCTGTAGCTGACCACAGTAATGGTAGTATTACCACTGACCAGTATCATAGATACAAG GAAGATGTGCGTATACTGAAAGACATAGGTTTtgatatttatagattttccatcTCTTGGTCTAGAGTTTTACCTA AAGGAGGGCGACGTGGAGGAGTAAATAAAAAAGGCATCAACCACTATAATAAACTCATTAATCACATATTATCAAAAG GTATCAAACTGATTGTAACTCTATTCCATTGGGATCTTCCACAAGTTATAGAAGATCAATATCAAGGTTTTCTAAACCCTAAAATTAT TGATGATTTTCGTGATTATGCTGAGTTGTGCTTTAATACATTTGGCGATCGAGTAAAGCTTTGGGTCACTATAAATGAGCCAATGATGTATGCACAACAAGGTTATGCAAGTGCAACGTTTGCTCCAGGTAGATGTTCAAATCGATCAAGATGCTCTGCAAGTGATTCCAGTGTTGAACCATACATAGTAGCACACCATCTACTCCTTGCTCATGCTGCCGCGGTCAAactatataaagaaaaatatcag ATTTCGCAAAAAGGTCAAATTGGAATTTCACTAAATACTAACTGGATGGTGCCATACTCAAATTCACAAAAAGACCAACTAGCAACAGATCGAGGTTTTGCTTTTACATATGGTtg GTTTATGGAGCCACTGTATTCTGGATCTTACCCACTAGAAATGATTGTTAATGTGGGAAAAAGATTACCAAATTTTATTAAGGAGGAAACCAATACGATTAAAGGATCTTATGATTTCATCGGAATCAATTACTATACTGCGAGATATATTGCTGATACTCCTTGTCGAACTCAAAATTTGAACTACATCACTGACGCTTATATCGATATTAAAAGTATGTAA
- the LOC136229800 gene encoding beta-glucosidase 12-like codes for MFDFEIELNKKIGCLVYIITHLLVSTIACGNEDNISINQASFPASFDFGIGSSAYQYEGATTKDGRGPCIWGTFIKKSSGSVADHSNASITTDQYHRYKEDVRILKDIGFDIYRFSISWSRVLPKGGRRGGVNKKGINHYNKLINHLLSKGINPIVTLFHWDLPQVIEDQYQGFLNPKIIDDFRDYAELCFNTFGDRVKLWVTINEPMMYAQQGYASATFAPGRCSNRSRCSASDSSVEPYIVAHHLLLAHAAAVKLYKEKYQISQKGQIGISLNTNWMVPYSNSQKDQLATDRGFAFTYGWFMEPLYSGSYPLEMIVNVGKRLPNFTKEETNTIKGSYDFIGINYYTARYIADTPCRTQNLNYITDSCIHIKSERNGIPIGPHIEGTWMYIYPEGLQYYLLYIRNKYNDPVIYITENGVAEHKDNTSSILEDDKVRIEYFHSHLSRTLEAIRLGVNVKGYIAWSFLDNFEWTAGYTAKSGIVHVDFKNGFKRYPKQSSFWFKKFLTVTSIE; via the exons atgtttgattttgaaattgaattGAACAAGAAAATTGGATGTCTTGTTTACATAATTACCCATTTACTAGTTTCCACTATAGCTTGTGGGAATGAAGATAATATTTCAATTAATCAAGCAAGTTTTCCTGCATCCTTTGACTTTGGGATAGGATCATCTGCTTATCAG taTGAAGGTGCAACAACTAAAGACGGGAGAGGACCATGCATATGGGGTACCTTCATTAAAAAATCCTCAG GTTCTGTAGCTGACCACAGTAATGCTAGTATTACCACTGACCAGTATCATAGATACAAG GAAGATGTGCGTATACTGAAAGACATAGGTTTtgatatttatagattttccatcTCTTGGTCTAGAGTTTTACCTA AAGGAGGGCGACGTGGAGGAGTAAATAAAAAAGGCATCAACCACTATAATAAACTCATTAATCACCTATTATCAAAAG GTATCAACCCGATTGTAACTCTATTCCATTGGGATCTTCCACAAGTTATAGAAGATCAATATCAAGGTTTTCTAAACCCTAAAATTAT TGATGATTTTCGTGATTATGCTGAGTTGTGCTTTAATACATTTGGCGATCGAGTAAAGCTTTGGGTCACTATAAATGAGCCAATGATGTATGCACAACAAGGTTATGCAAGTGCAACGTTTGCTCCAGGTAGATGTTCAAATCGATCAAGATGCTCTGCAAGTGATTCCAGTGTTGAACCATACATAGTAGCACACCATCTACTCCTTGCTCATGCTGCCGCGGTCAAactatataaagaaaaatatcag ATTTCGCAAAAAGGTCAAATTGGAATTTCACTAAATACTAACTGGATGGTGCCATACTCAAATTCACAAAAAGACCAACTAGCAACAGATCGAGGTTTTGCTTTTACATATGGTtg GTTTATGGAGCCACTATATTCTGGATCTTACCCACTAGAAATGATTGTTAATGTGGGAAAAAGATTACCAAATTTTACTAAGGAGGAAACCAATACGATTAAAGGATCTTATGATTTCATCGGAATCAATTACTATACTGCGAGATATATTGCTGATACTCCTTGTCGAACTCAAAATTTGAACTACATCACTGACTCTTGTATCCATATTAAAA GTGAACGAAATGGAATTCCAATTGGTCCTCATATAGag GGTACTTGGATGTATATCTATCCAGAAGGGCTTCAATATTATCTACTTTACATCAGAAACAAGTACAATGACCCTGTAATCTATATTACAGAGAATG GAGTTGCTGAGCATAAAGATAACACAAGTTCTATTTTGGAAGATGATAAAGTGAGAATAGAATATTTTCATAGTCATCTAAGTCGcactcttgaagcaataag GCTTGGAGTAAACGTAAAGGGGTACATAGCATGGTCGTTTTTAGACAATTTTGAGTGGACAGCTGGCTACACAGCCAAATCTGGAATAGTTCATGTTGACTTCAAAAATGGATTCAAAAGATACCCAAAACAATCATCATTTTGGTTCAAAAAATTTCTTACTGTTACTAGTATAGAGTAG